Genomic DNA from Desulfuromonas sp. TF:
TCTTCCCAGTCGATGAGGAGTTCGTTCACATGGGCCGCGCTCGGTCCCTGTCGGCACCATTCCAGCACCTTGCGGACGTCCGACTCCCTTCCCTCGAAGATCGCCTCCACATCCCCGTTGGGGAGATTGCGCACGCAGCCGGTCAGGTTGTGCTCGAGGGCGGTGCGCTGGGTGAAGTAGCGGAAATTGACCCCCTGGACCACTCCCTTGATGCGGACCGTGGCTCGAATGAGCTTCATGAAATCCCTCCCTTTTCCATCATCTGCAGGAACTCTTCTTCGCTCAGGACCGTGACGCCCAACTCTCCGGCCCGCAAAAGCTTGCTCCCTGCGTCCTCGCCCGCCACGACAAAATCAGTTTTGCGGCTCACCGAACCGGAGGCCCTGGCGCCGAGCTTTTCCACCATCTCCTGAGCGTCCTTGCGGGAGAAGCGGCTGAGGGCACCTGTGAAGACGAAGGTCTTTCCCGAAAGAGGTCCGCCGGCCTGCCGCTCTTCCGCTTCGGGGACGACTCCCGCTTCCCGGAGTTTGCGGAGGACCTCACGATTTTCCGGAGAGCGGAAGAAGGCGGTGACGCTGTCGGCCACCTGGGGCCCGATTTCGTGGATCTTCAGCAGATCGTCTCCCGAGGCGGAAGCCAGTTCATCCAGTGATCCGAACTGGCGGGCGAGAAGTTTGGCCAGGTGTTCACCGACATGACGGATGCCGAGGGCGTACAGGAATCTTGAGAGAGGCTGGCGTCTGCTGCGGTCGATGGCGTTGAGAAGGTTCTGTGCCAGCTTCTCCCCCATTCGTTCGAAGCGAAACAATTCCTCTCGGGTCAGGGTGTACAGGTCTGCGACGCTGTCGACGAGTCCGAGTTTCAGCATCTGGTCGATATAGCGGTCTCCGAGCCCTTCGATGTCCATCCCCCGCCGCGAGACGAAATGTTTGATCGACTCCTTGATCTGGGCGGGACAGGAGAGTCCCTGACAGCGGGGGACGACT
This window encodes:
- a CDS encoding acylphosphatase, encoding MKLIRATVRIKGVVQGVNFRYFTQRTALEHNLTGCVRNLPNGDVEAIFEGRESDVRKVLEWCRQGPSAAHVNELLIDWEDYRGEFDEFRVMR